A portion of the Stella humosa genome contains these proteins:
- the ftsY gene encoding signal recognition particle-docking protein FtsY: MTDTETPEKRGWFRRLKDGLARTSSRIAEGIGAIFTKRKLDDATLEELETLLIQADLGVETAEQLVAGLRRERFGQEVSAEEVREHLAREIAKILAPVARPLVPASRPHVVLVVGVNGSGKTTTIGKLAKNWRAEGKRVIIAAGDTFRAAAVEQLQVWGERAGVPVVSGAPGADAAGLAFDALTKARTDGADILIIDTAGRLQNKAGLMEELRKVVRVLKKLDPAAPHDCVLVLDATVGQNAHQQVEIFGDMIGVTGLAMTKLDGTAKGGVVVALAERFGLPVYAVGVGEGADDLRSFDATSFARGLMGLEAMK; encoded by the coding sequence ATGACCGACACCGAAACCCCCGAAAAGCGGGGCTGGTTCCGCCGCCTCAAGGATGGCCTGGCCCGCACCTCGTCGCGGATCGCCGAGGGCATCGGCGCCATCTTCACCAAGCGCAAGCTCGACGACGCGACGCTGGAGGAGCTGGAGACGCTGCTCATTCAGGCCGACCTCGGCGTCGAGACGGCAGAGCAGCTCGTCGCCGGCCTGCGCCGCGAGCGCTTCGGCCAGGAGGTCTCGGCCGAGGAGGTGCGCGAGCACCTGGCGCGCGAGATCGCCAAGATCCTGGCGCCCGTCGCCCGGCCGCTGGTGCCCGCCAGCCGCCCCCACGTCGTGCTGGTGGTGGGCGTCAACGGCAGCGGCAAGACGACCACCATCGGCAAGCTGGCCAAGAACTGGCGGGCCGAGGGCAAGCGCGTCATCATCGCCGCCGGTGACACCTTCCGCGCGGCCGCCGTCGAGCAGCTCCAGGTCTGGGGCGAACGCGCCGGGGTGCCGGTCGTCTCGGGCGCCCCGGGGGCCGATGCCGCCGGGCTCGCCTTCGATGCGCTGACCAAGGCGCGTACCGACGGCGCCGACATCCTCATCATCGACACGGCCGGGCGCCTGCAGAACAAGGCCGGGCTGATGGAAGAGCTGCGCAAGGTCGTGCGCGTGCTGAAGAAGCTCGATCCGGCCGCCCCGCACGACTGCGTGCTGGTGCTGGATGCCACGGTCGGCCAGAACGCCCACCAGCAGGTGGAGATATTCGGCGACATGATCGGCGTCACCGGCCTGGCGATGACCAAGCTGGACGGCACCGCCAAGGGCGGCGTCGTGGTGGCGCTGGCCGAGCGGTTCGGCCTGCCGGTCTATGCCGTGGGGGTGGGCGAGGGGGCCGACGACCTGCGGTCGTTCGACGCCACCTCCTTCGCGCGCGGGCTGATGGGGCTGGAGGCGATGAAATGA